TGCCCAAATCGACAGTCTAGTCTTGAAAGGTCCATGTGCCTGCAGTCCATAGCCTGCTTTTTTTCAGCGGAAAGTGTAGTGGCAGGCTATGCACTTCGGTACCGCGCACAGCAGTATTCCGGGTAACAAAAATATGCGTAGGCCATCCCTTACCCTTTGCCCACTTCCAGCAGCATCACGCATATTTTCCATTGCCCTCCATACCGCTGTCTTTCCAGCCCCTTCAGTATTTGTTTATCGAAAGGGAGTTGCCTAAGCTTTCCCATGTTCCTCCAGCCAATAGCCGGCATACACTTCACGGACGTGACCGGCCGTTCCGTTGCAGCCCGCTATACGCTTCCGCAACCGCGCACAGCAGTATGCCGGCTCACCGGGAATTGCTTATTTTATTTTGGTTCCGGTAAGCCGTCATACAGCTGTCTTTTCCCTCGCTGTCCGCCGCCTTGAATGAAAAGCCGTTCTTAAAATTTGCCATGTCCCGCTAGTCAATAAACTGCTTTGTTTCAGCAGAAAAATGTAGTGGCAGTTTATTCACTATCGGTACCGCGCACAGCAGTATGCCGCTGCTGCGTGCCCTCGCATCGGCATACCGCTGTTTTTCCAGCAGCTGAGGGGAGCTAGAAAAATCCCGCTTCGAAATCCCTGAATTTTATAATAAGCAAATCTCTTGTTTCACCATCCGGGAGACCCGGATAAGAAAAAATAAAAAAAAAGAAAGTAAAGTTATGGTTTCGGAAAAATGCCGTGACAATATCAAGCCCTTGCGGGTTTTTTGCAAAAAAGATGGCCGTGAAAAATGATACGGCAATCTTTTTTGCAAAAAAATATTGCATAGCATTTTTCCTCCCGAGGGGTAGAGCACTTTCTTTTTTTTCTTTTTTTCTTTTGAATAGTATTCAGAAGAGCAAATTTTTTAAAACAAAAGTTATGCTTACCAACAAAGTACGGACGTACTCAGTCCACCGCCCAGCCCCGGAAACGGCTGTTTTTATTCTGAATCGTGGCCACAATGCCGGAAAACCTTTGCGTGAACCTTGCCCGAACTGCTTCATCATCTACTGTGGCAACCAGGAAGAACTCGAAACCGTTTACTGGACCTTTTACGCACTCTGGAAAAACGGATTCTTTCATCCTTATCTCTGCGGCAGCGTCATCGAAATGCTCAGACTCTTCGATCTGAAGAAGCTGCTGCAGAACTTCATTCAGCCTGGCATCGAAAAAGCCATCCGAAACCCGGAAATGATCCACAAAATCAAATCCATCCACGACCTGGAACAGAAGCAAAATCAGCAGACCCAACTCATCAGCCAGCTCCGCGCTGCACTCATTCAGAAATATTATTACTCAATCTGAAATCTAAAAATTCCCTCCGGGGAATTTTTTGTTTTGAGTGCCACTTTTCTCACCCATATCCCGTACTTAAGTCATACTTATTTCACCCCTTTTAATAAAACCCCGCAAACGGACGCAGGCAAAAATTTAGACACAAAAAAAGCCTGTCATTACAACAGGCCATCTAACTATTAAAATTCTAACAATGGGACTTAAGTGCTATTTTTCAGCTTCATCAGCTGGATCTTCACCCGATTTTCCGCGATTTTTAGCGGATTTTTCGCCATACTCTTCAGAGCTGACAGCCGTCTGACTTACCGCACCGAGAATGGTTCCGCCTAAAAGCAAGTAACCTCCAATGGAAATTACTGCTGCAGGTAAGGCAACCGGCGCCGCCACAAGGGCACCGCCTACAGCCGACAAACCCAGTCCGATATTGCGGGCAATCCGAAACCACTTCGGAGTGGGTGAACTCATTCTGCTTGCTAAATTCATGTTTCTATTTTTCATGATCTTGATTTTTTGTTTGGTTAATTTCTAATTTATTCATCCTTTGTTCCAGGTATTCAACTTTCTTGGTGAGGATATCATAAGAAGTTCTGAATTCTGTTTTGATGATCAGAGCCATGGTCTTAACCTCTGACATATCTCTTTCCATACTCTTGAAATCGGTGTGCAGCTGCTTGATGAAGTAAGCAACGATACCCAGCAGAACACTGCTGATAAAACCGAACATCACACTCAACGTTAATTCACTTCCCATGATGATTCTGTTTTAAAATTGAAAATTGTTCTGGATCTCAATCTGATTATCCTTGCTTTTGGCTGCCGCCAAAAGTTTAGGATAAACCTGCCGGTATGCATCGCGGCTCTGCAGAACCTGATAGTCTCCGTCTTTTTTGATGTAGCTCAATCCTACGAGCGGACAACCGGCTGTGTGTTCGATCGTGTTTCCTGTATGGATATACACCAGGTCGAAAGTCGGCAGATCATCAATTTCAATCATGCCCTGATGCATTTGTCCGTACTTCTGGGAATACGTTCTGTTCATTCCACCTGTGGTGTTGGTTTTAAGCTGAAATTTTCCCTCCGGGATCGCGGTCCTGCTTTTAATCTTAACCTGGCGGATTTTATCTTCCAGGAGAAAGCATTGAAAAATCCCATCTATGTACAGATGAGAAAGGGTGCTTTCTTTGCCCTGGGCTACTCTTACTATTTTTGTTTTCATAAAGTTCTGTATTTGGATTTATGAAATGAGTGATAAAAAAAAGGCTTCCATTTTCTGGAAGCCCTTTCATGATCACATCCTAAAACACTTCCTCGATTTTGAGACAGTTACCGGTAGCAAATGGGTAATAAACTCCGTTTACTTCCTGGAAGAATTCGATTCCGATACACTGAAGTACAGAAACGGTATTGTCCAGCGTTGGTAAACCTGGCAAATCTGCCGTAATGGTATCACCGGAATAACTTTCATTAAGCGGGATAAAAGGTGATCTGGCAACTACACTCAGCTCATTATTCACCGCGTCGTCCGGTTCATAAGTTCCGGTTATCGGGTTATAAGAAAAGTCTGCGATAACTGCCAAAGCATGGAGCAAACGGAAGTGCGAAGCACCTGCAGGAGCAGCGATCAATTCGATTGGTATGAACTCTTCTACAATAAAATCTGCAGTATTTCTTGCAGGATCATGATTCACCTGATATGGAGCATTGAAAACACCGTTGATCGATTGGTTCTTGTTGAACTCAAACCCATTCAGATAATTTCTCTGAGTGGAAATCTCAACTTTTCGGTAACCTCTGGCTTCCGTTCCGTCCTCCAGGTTGATTTTCTTCATGATCGAAGTTAATCTTCCCGTTACCTGAGTATCGGTAAATTTACCCATCAGCTGGGAAAGAGCGGTTCGCACCGCTTTCCCGGCGATGGCACACCCACCGAACTCGTTCATGTTTTCGCGGGTACGCTCAAACTCCGGAGCGGTTTTAACCTGTTCTGCGGTGGGTCCGCCCACCATGCCGGCAAAAAATCCTTTTTGCCCTTTGATTTTGAAATGTCTAACGTCGCCTATGGTTCCGACGTATTTCATGAGACCTTTTTGTCTTGCCATGATATTAAATTTTGTAATTGATAATTTGAAGAAAAACACTGTTGTCTAGACAGTTATAAATTTCTTGAATTGTCTTTACAAAAGCAATAGTTAAAACACAGTAAATCAACGCATTACAATGAAATTAACCCAAAATACACTACCATGAACGTCAGCAAAACTATAAATCCGTCAGCAAAGTATTTTCAGATTCCGGGCATCATTACCGAAACCCACTGGATCGTCGAAAGAGTTCTGGATGGAGATACCCTTATCGTAAAAGAAGAATTCGGTCAGGAAAGCAAAGAAATCCGACTTTACGGCCTTGATGCACCGGAAGTCCACATGAGCCGAAAAATGCGTGAGGATGAAGCGAAAAGCCACCTGCCTGCAGCGTTACTGCTGGAACTCGGACTGCAGAGTTTAGATTACGTGCTCCAGGTGTGCCCACCTGGAACCCGCATCACACTCCTGACCGAAAAGAAAAACGAACTCGACTTCTGGCTGCGCCAGCTAGCCTATGTCATTATGCCTTCCGGCAAATGCCTGAATGAGCTTCTAATAGAAAAGGGATGGGCAAAAACTTCTAACAATTACTATTGCAGTTATTTGCATTACTTTCAACAATTAACTATATTAGCAAAAGCAAGCAATGCAGGAATATTCAAGTTTTCTGGAAGTTTCTAAAATGTTGTACCCATGTTGTACTACAGAATTAAAAGGAGTAAGCAAAACCCCGATTTTAGAAGCTTTCTCGCAAAATTAATTATATTGAACAAATATAAATAATTTTAGGGAGAATAGGAAAGTGCCGAATCATTGTCAGGGTCTAAAATATGATAAAATAACGTCCTGTTCGAATTGGGTTAAAAAGACGCAGTGTATATTTGTAAATGATTACAATCTGCTAACAAATGCAGGAAAGTGGTGAATTATTATGAATTTGAATTATTTGTTTTATATTTGGAGGACAATTTTAAATAAAATAGATATATGAAAAAATTATTACTTTCTTGTTTCCTTGCAATGGGAATCGGTGCTCAAGCACAG
The window above is part of the Kaistella faecalis genome. Proteins encoded here:
- a CDS encoding DUF6943 family protein produces the protein MLTNKVRTYSVHRPAPETAVFILNRGHNAGKPLREPCPNCFIIYCGNQEELETVYWTFYALWKNGFFHPYLCGSVIEMLRLFDLKKLLQNFIQPGIEKAIRNPEMIHKIKSIHDLEQKQNQQTQLISQLRAALIQKYYYSI
- a CDS encoding DUF5675 family protein codes for the protein MKTKIVRVAQGKESTLSHLYIDGIFQCFLLEDKIRQVKIKSRTAIPEGKFQLKTNTTGGMNRTYSQKYGQMHQGMIEIDDLPTFDLVYIHTGNTIEHTAGCPLVGLSYIKKDGDYQVLQSRDAYRQVYPKLLAAAKSKDNQIEIQNNFQF
- a CDS encoding thermonuclease family protein, producing the protein MNVSKTINPSAKYFQIPGIITETHWIVERVLDGDTLIVKEEFGQESKEIRLYGLDAPEVHMSRKMREDEAKSHLPAALLLELGLQSLDYVLQVCPPGTRITLLTEKKNELDFWLRQLAYVIMPSGKCLNELLIEKGWAKTSNNYYCSYLHYFQQLTILAKASNAGIFKFSGSF